The Dromaius novaehollandiae isolate bDroNov1 chromosome 5, bDroNov1.hap1, whole genome shotgun sequence genome window below encodes:
- the TCP11L1 gene encoding T-complex protein 11-like protein 1 isoform X1, giving the protein MQQLKMSHNPDKPHKSEEELSVSEDDQEESVDNVGQSIRKRIRQSAPGSHRDDTPKSSPPRLVSMEELMETAKGVTNMALAHEIVVNGDFQIKPAELPEHSLEKKVRDIVHKAFWDCLEAQLKEDPPTYDHAIKLLGEIKETLLSFLLPGHTRLRNQITEVLDLDLIKQEAENGALDISKLVEFVIGMMGTLCAPARDEEIKKLKDIHEIVPLFRAIFSVLDLMKMDMANFAVSSIRPKLMQQSAEYERKKFQEFLEKQPNSLDLVTDWLQEAADDLVKLRCKKLLSHCSDDDDGAAGGASALYSTAVQNQAYLKLLKWDHVNKPFPETVLMDQTRFQEIQLELEQLLLTGTVLLVTFSAAGSALAGIPGFAEKIKTIIKVLLTGMHLPSFNLRESLATISEKVCAEVNSCLSQHGFTPFTPERETVLKGQIQAVGNPGNAICKLIDSRIQKFLESYLASSHQKSLPALPGGLGPIQRELEEIAVKYVRLVNYNKMVFSPYYDAVLGKILTKEESQLVRKSEES; this is encoded by the exons ATG cAACAACTGAAAATGTCTCACAATCCTGACAAGCCACATAAAAGTGAAGAAGAGTTGAGTGTTTCGGAGGATGACCAAGAGGAGAGCGTGGACAATGTGGGTCAGTCTATCAGAAAAAGAATACGACAGAGTGCTCCAGGTTCACACAGGGATGATACGCCAAAAT CTAGTCCTCCTCGGCTCGTGTCAATGGAAGAGCTAATGGAAACAGCTAAGGGAGTAACCAACATGGCACTAGCACATGAAATTGTTGTTAATGGAGACTTCCAGATAAAACCAGCTGAATTACCAGAACACAG cttggaaaaaaaagtaagagataTTGTGCACAAAGCTTTCTGGGATTGTCTGGAAGCCCAGCTAAAGGAAGATCCACCAACGTATGACCATGCAATTAAACTATTGGGAGAAATCAAAGAG ACTCTCTTGTCTTTCTTGTTGCCTGGTCATACTAGACTGAGAAACCAGATTACAGAAGTTCTTGATCTTGATTTGATAAAACAGGAGGCAGAGAATGGGGCCCTGGACATTTCTAAATTGGTAGAATTTGTTATTGGGATGATGGGGACCCTCTGTGCTCCAGCTCGAGATGAAGaaattaagaaactgaaagataTTCATGAAATAGTTCCTCTGTTCAG agcAATTTTCTCTGTGTTAGACCTAATGAAAATGGATATGGCAAACTTCGCTGTCAGTAGCATTAGGCCAAAATTAATGCAGCAGTCTGCTGAATATGAAAGAAAGAAGTTTCAGGAGTTTCTTGAGAAACAGCCAA ATTCTTTAGATCTTGTCACAGACTGGTTGCAGGAAGCAGCAGATGATCTTGTAAAGCTGAGATGTAAAAAGTTGCTTTCCCACTgcagtgatgatgatgatggtgctGCTGGTGGAGCCTCTGCATTGTACTCCACTGCTGTACAAAACCAGGCATATCTAAAGCTCCTGAAGTGGGATCATGTGAACAAGCCTTTTCCAGAA ACTGTGTTAATGGACCAGACCCGTTTTCAGGAAatacagctggagctggaacaaCTCCTGTTGACGGGGACTGTCCTTCTGGTCACATTCAGTGCGGCAGGCTCAGCACTTGCTGGTATACCTGGATTTGCTGAGAAAATTAAAACCATTATCAAGGTGCTGTTGACAGGAATGCATCTTCC CTCCTTTAACCTAAGGGAATCTTTGGCTACCATCAGTGAAAAGGTGTGTGCTGAAGTTAATAGCTGCCTTTCCCAACATGGGTTCACACCATTCACGCCTGAGAGAGAGACTGTGCTTAAAGGACAAATCCAAGCAGTGGGCAATCCTGGTAACGCCATATGCAAGCTAATAG ATTCTCGAATTCAAAAGTTTCTGGAGAGTTATCTTGCCTCTAGTCATCAGAAATCATTACCTGCTCTTCCTGGAGGATTAGGCCCTATTCAGAGAGAGCTGGAAGAGATTGCTGTCAAGTATGTTCGTCTTGTCAACTACAACAAAATGGTCTTCAGCCCTTACTATGATGCAGTCCTTGGCAAAATACTGACTAAGGAGGAATCTCAGCTCGTAAGGAAGTCAGAAGAATCATAA
- the DEPDC7 gene encoding DEP domain-containing protein 7 translates to MATVREKAAALNLRAVCSPAARPPGFSLAQKPFGATYVWSSIISALQTQVEVKKRRQNLKCYHDCFIGSDAVDVVFAHLLQNKYFGDVDISRAKIVRVCQALMDYKVFEAVSTRVFGKDKRSVFEDSSSSLYRFTNVSSQTDLDKDHQQCTPQRYEKTVFNPTPVKPESLEDLWKNLSLKPANTPQVNISESLSRRVINEVWQEQTIARLLQLVDLPLLDSLLEHQEIKPRFPQPKKETGYIITSNYLDREILKAFSDSQTDEWLSAAIDCLEYLPDHMVVDISRNLPDQPDKADTWKLLLFENVGRYYGQKKEPLLSHASEIHSGIAELLVNGKMEQSLEAVQLYLKLLDSQTREEFRRLLYFMAVAAHNSELKLQKESDNRMVVKRTFSKAIINNKTLSRGKTDLLILFLVDHQKDVLKIPGTLHKMVSNKLVAMQEGQDPSKITGYTFCQKLDESEYRSNAEKTTKDELLSLLKAIDEDSKLSDKERKRLLGQFHSSNPSIFMQYFGDKVTNMCV, encoded by the exons ATGGCCACCGTGCGGGAGAAGGCGGCAGCTTTGAACCTCCGCGCCGtctgcagccccgccgccagGCCGCCGG GGTTTAGCTTGGCGCAGAAACCGTTCGGAGCAACTTATGTCTGGAGCAGCATTATCAGTGCACTTCAAACTCAAGTGGAAGTGAAAAAGCGGCGACAGAACCTGAAGTGCTACCATGACTGTTTTATTGGTTCAGATGCAGTGGATGTTGTCTTTGCTCATCTTCTCCAGAACAAATACTTTGGAGATGTTGATATTTCCCGTGCTAAAATAGTGCGAGTATGTCAAGCACTGATGGACTACAAAGTATTTGAGGCTGTTTCAACTCGAGTCTTTGGAAAAGACAAGCGGTCTGTATTTGAAGATAGTAGCAGTAGTCTCTACAGGTTCACAAATGTCTCAAGCCAAACAGATCTTGATAAAGATCACCAACAGTGTACACCCCAAAG ATATGAGAAGACGGTGTTTAACCCTACTCCTGTCAAACCAGAAAGCTTGGAGGATCTCTGGAAAAACTTGAGTCTAAAGCCTGCAAATACCCCTCAAGTAAACATCTCAGAAAGTCTGTCCCGTCGAG TTATTAATGAAGTATGGCAAGAACAAACAATTGCTCGTCTGCTGCAGCTTGTGGACCTTCCGCTCCTTGACTCTTTACTTGAGCACCAAGAGATCAAACCTCGGTTTCCACAGCCAAAGAAGGAGACTGGTTATATCATCACAAGTAACTACTTGGACAGAGAGATTCTCAAGGCTTTCAGTGACTCTCA AACAGATGAGTGGCTCTCTGCAGCAATAGATTGTTTGGAATATCTTCCAGATCATATGGTAGTTGATATTAGCAGAAACTTGCCTGACCAGCCAGATAAAGCAGATACATGGAAACTACTGCTGTTTGAAAACGTTGGTAGATACTATGGCCAGAAAAAGGAGCCACTGTTAAGCCATGCATCTGAAATTCATTCAGGAATTGCAGAACTGTTGG TGAATGGGAAGATGGAGCAATCTTTAGAAGCGGTTCAACTCTACTTGAAACTTCTGGACAGCCAAACCAGGGAGGAGTTCAGGAGATTACTGTACTTCATGGCTGTTGCAGCACATAATTCTGAGCTCAAACTACAGAAGGAG AGTGACAACAGGATGGTTGTGAAAAGAACGTTCTCTAAAGCTATTATCAACAATAAAACCTTATCCAGAGGGAAAACTGACCTCCTGATCTTATTCCTTGTGGATCACCAAAAAGATGTGTTAAAG ATCCCAGGGACACTGCATAAAATGGTCAGCAATAAACTGGTGGCTATGCAGGAAGGCCAAGATCCTAGTAAGATAACAG GCTACACCTTTTGCCAGAAGCTTGATGAAAGTGAATATCGCTCCAATGCAGAGAAGACCACAAAAGATGAACTGTTATCGCTACTAAAAGCTATTGATGAAGATTCAAAGCTCTCtgacaaagagagaaagagactgctAGGTCAGTTTCATAGTAGTAATCCAAGTATTTTTATGCAGTATTTTGGAGACAAAGTTACTAATATGTGTGTGTGA
- the TCP11L1 gene encoding T-complex protein 11-like protein 1 isoform X3: MEELMETAKGVTNMALAHEIVVNGDFQIKPAELPEHSLEKKVRDIVHKAFWDCLEAQLKEDPPTYDHAIKLLGEIKETLLSFLLPGHTRLRNQITEVLDLDLIKQEAENGALDISKLVEFVIGMMGTLCAPARDEEIKKLKDIHEIVPLFRAIFSVLDLMKMDMANFAVSSIRPKLMQQSAEYERKKFQEFLEKQPNSLDLVTDWLQEAADDLVKLRCKKLLSHCSDDDDGAAGGASALYSTAVQNQAYLKLLKWDHVNKPFPETVLMDQTRFQEIQLELEQLLLTGTVLLVTFSAAGSALAGIPGFAEKIKTIIKVLLTGMHLPSFNLRESLATISEKVCAEVNSCLSQHGFTPFTPERETVLKGQIQAVGNPGNAICKLIDSRIQKFLESYLASSHQKSLPALPGGLGPIQRELEEIAVKYVRLVNYNKMVFSPYYDAVLGKILTKEESQLVRKSEES; encoded by the exons ATGGAAGAGCTAATGGAAACAGCTAAGGGAGTAACCAACATGGCACTAGCACATGAAATTGTTGTTAATGGAGACTTCCAGATAAAACCAGCTGAATTACCAGAACACAG cttggaaaaaaaagtaagagataTTGTGCACAAAGCTTTCTGGGATTGTCTGGAAGCCCAGCTAAAGGAAGATCCACCAACGTATGACCATGCAATTAAACTATTGGGAGAAATCAAAGAG ACTCTCTTGTCTTTCTTGTTGCCTGGTCATACTAGACTGAGAAACCAGATTACAGAAGTTCTTGATCTTGATTTGATAAAACAGGAGGCAGAGAATGGGGCCCTGGACATTTCTAAATTGGTAGAATTTGTTATTGGGATGATGGGGACCCTCTGTGCTCCAGCTCGAGATGAAGaaattaagaaactgaaagataTTCATGAAATAGTTCCTCTGTTCAG agcAATTTTCTCTGTGTTAGACCTAATGAAAATGGATATGGCAAACTTCGCTGTCAGTAGCATTAGGCCAAAATTAATGCAGCAGTCTGCTGAATATGAAAGAAAGAAGTTTCAGGAGTTTCTTGAGAAACAGCCAA ATTCTTTAGATCTTGTCACAGACTGGTTGCAGGAAGCAGCAGATGATCTTGTAAAGCTGAGATGTAAAAAGTTGCTTTCCCACTgcagtgatgatgatgatggtgctGCTGGTGGAGCCTCTGCATTGTACTCCACTGCTGTACAAAACCAGGCATATCTAAAGCTCCTGAAGTGGGATCATGTGAACAAGCCTTTTCCAGAA ACTGTGTTAATGGACCAGACCCGTTTTCAGGAAatacagctggagctggaacaaCTCCTGTTGACGGGGACTGTCCTTCTGGTCACATTCAGTGCGGCAGGCTCAGCACTTGCTGGTATACCTGGATTTGCTGAGAAAATTAAAACCATTATCAAGGTGCTGTTGACAGGAATGCATCTTCC CTCCTTTAACCTAAGGGAATCTTTGGCTACCATCAGTGAAAAGGTGTGTGCTGAAGTTAATAGCTGCCTTTCCCAACATGGGTTCACACCATTCACGCCTGAGAGAGAGACTGTGCTTAAAGGACAAATCCAAGCAGTGGGCAATCCTGGTAACGCCATATGCAAGCTAATAG ATTCTCGAATTCAAAAGTTTCTGGAGAGTTATCTTGCCTCTAGTCATCAGAAATCATTACCTGCTCTTCCTGGAGGATTAGGCCCTATTCAGAGAGAGCTGGAAGAGATTGCTGTCAAGTATGTTCGTCTTGTCAACTACAACAAAATGGTCTTCAGCCCTTACTATGATGCAGTCCTTGGCAAAATACTGACTAAGGAGGAATCTCAGCTCGTAAGGAAGTCAGAAGAATCATAA
- the TCP11L1 gene encoding T-complex protein 11-like protein 1 isoform X2: MSHNPDKPHKSEEELSVSEDDQEESVDNVGQSIRKRIRQSAPGSHRDDTPKSSPPRLVSMEELMETAKGVTNMALAHEIVVNGDFQIKPAELPEHSLEKKVRDIVHKAFWDCLEAQLKEDPPTYDHAIKLLGEIKETLLSFLLPGHTRLRNQITEVLDLDLIKQEAENGALDISKLVEFVIGMMGTLCAPARDEEIKKLKDIHEIVPLFRAIFSVLDLMKMDMANFAVSSIRPKLMQQSAEYERKKFQEFLEKQPNSLDLVTDWLQEAADDLVKLRCKKLLSHCSDDDDGAAGGASALYSTAVQNQAYLKLLKWDHVNKPFPETVLMDQTRFQEIQLELEQLLLTGTVLLVTFSAAGSALAGIPGFAEKIKTIIKVLLTGMHLPSFNLRESLATISEKVCAEVNSCLSQHGFTPFTPERETVLKGQIQAVGNPGNAICKLIDSRIQKFLESYLASSHQKSLPALPGGLGPIQRELEEIAVKYVRLVNYNKMVFSPYYDAVLGKILTKEESQLVRKSEES, encoded by the exons ATGTCTCACAATCCTGACAAGCCACATAAAAGTGAAGAAGAGTTGAGTGTTTCGGAGGATGACCAAGAGGAGAGCGTGGACAATGTGGGTCAGTCTATCAGAAAAAGAATACGACAGAGTGCTCCAGGTTCACACAGGGATGATACGCCAAAAT CTAGTCCTCCTCGGCTCGTGTCAATGGAAGAGCTAATGGAAACAGCTAAGGGAGTAACCAACATGGCACTAGCACATGAAATTGTTGTTAATGGAGACTTCCAGATAAAACCAGCTGAATTACCAGAACACAG cttggaaaaaaaagtaagagataTTGTGCACAAAGCTTTCTGGGATTGTCTGGAAGCCCAGCTAAAGGAAGATCCACCAACGTATGACCATGCAATTAAACTATTGGGAGAAATCAAAGAG ACTCTCTTGTCTTTCTTGTTGCCTGGTCATACTAGACTGAGAAACCAGATTACAGAAGTTCTTGATCTTGATTTGATAAAACAGGAGGCAGAGAATGGGGCCCTGGACATTTCTAAATTGGTAGAATTTGTTATTGGGATGATGGGGACCCTCTGTGCTCCAGCTCGAGATGAAGaaattaagaaactgaaagataTTCATGAAATAGTTCCTCTGTTCAG agcAATTTTCTCTGTGTTAGACCTAATGAAAATGGATATGGCAAACTTCGCTGTCAGTAGCATTAGGCCAAAATTAATGCAGCAGTCTGCTGAATATGAAAGAAAGAAGTTTCAGGAGTTTCTTGAGAAACAGCCAA ATTCTTTAGATCTTGTCACAGACTGGTTGCAGGAAGCAGCAGATGATCTTGTAAAGCTGAGATGTAAAAAGTTGCTTTCCCACTgcagtgatgatgatgatggtgctGCTGGTGGAGCCTCTGCATTGTACTCCACTGCTGTACAAAACCAGGCATATCTAAAGCTCCTGAAGTGGGATCATGTGAACAAGCCTTTTCCAGAA ACTGTGTTAATGGACCAGACCCGTTTTCAGGAAatacagctggagctggaacaaCTCCTGTTGACGGGGACTGTCCTTCTGGTCACATTCAGTGCGGCAGGCTCAGCACTTGCTGGTATACCTGGATTTGCTGAGAAAATTAAAACCATTATCAAGGTGCTGTTGACAGGAATGCATCTTCC CTCCTTTAACCTAAGGGAATCTTTGGCTACCATCAGTGAAAAGGTGTGTGCTGAAGTTAATAGCTGCCTTTCCCAACATGGGTTCACACCATTCACGCCTGAGAGAGAGACTGTGCTTAAAGGACAAATCCAAGCAGTGGGCAATCCTGGTAACGCCATATGCAAGCTAATAG ATTCTCGAATTCAAAAGTTTCTGGAGAGTTATCTTGCCTCTAGTCATCAGAAATCATTACCTGCTCTTCCTGGAGGATTAGGCCCTATTCAGAGAGAGCTGGAAGAGATTGCTGTCAAGTATGTTCGTCTTGTCAACTACAACAAAATGGTCTTCAGCCCTTACTATGATGCAGTCCTTGGCAAAATACTGACTAAGGAGGAATCTCAGCTCGTAAGGAAGTCAGAAGAATCATAA